In Thalassophryne amazonica chromosome 4, fThaAma1.1, whole genome shotgun sequence, a genomic segment contains:
- the LOC117509015 gene encoding FH2 domain-containing protein 1-like has protein sequence MGISAMGKGQCSNMRSFNWETLPKHSVIGKHNIWTEEGTQGEYELDTDRMKELFSRKQGQQQLKAQSMRGLTASASKGEMVSINPQSQEEHEHWNFLKQFKWPVKDMIEAIQSGNGPSFGSGKLRELCKLLPDESEMKDMIGFKGDPSALPEADLFMLMLIKIPSYEERLNGLVLKEEFFPFMDEMKTSIAL, from the exons ATGGGCATCAGTGCCATGGGGAAGGGCCAATGCTCCAACATGCGAAGTTTCAACTGGGAGACCCTTCCCAAACATAGTGTGATAGGGAAACACAACATCTGGACAGAAGAGGGGACACAAGGGGAGTACGAGTTGGACACAGACCGCATGAAGGAGTTGTTCAGCCGTAAGCAGGGCCAACAGCAGCTCAAGGCCCAAAGCATGAGGGGCCTGACAGCCTCCGCCTCAAAGGGAGAAATGGTCA GTATCAATCCTCAGTCCCAAGAGGAGCATGAACATTGGAATTTCCTAAAGCAGTTTAAGTG GCCTGTGAAAGACATGATTGAAGCAATTCAATCAGGAAATGGTCCCAGTTTTGGTTCTGGAAAACTGAGGGAGCTTTGTAAACTGTTGCCAGATGAAAGTGAA atgAAGGATATGATTGGTTTCAAGGGTGATCCCTCTGCACTCCCTGAGGCAGATCTTTTTATGCTAATGTTGATCAAGATTCCCAG tTATGAAGAGCGTCTCAATGGTCTTGTGCTAAAGGAGGAGTTTTTCCCCTTTATGGATGAAATGAAAACATCCATTGCACTCTGA
- the LOC117508618 gene encoding FH2 domain-containing protein 1-like: protein MKKIKDAKDDTAKHEDLKAQMKDFLKEAEVCLAEIETDLQELQSVSDSVAEYFCEDPSKFKLEECCSIFNSFCEKFMRAMQENKAGEMGEVKRRDTKNDCRMLPSAGPRPPAPAETKNGRGCTRVHSAEVPHQSCLQKKIGTDILHSWESHKWQSPLVAA from the exons ATGAAGAAAATAAAAGATGCCAAGGATGACACCGCAAAGCATGAAGATTTGAAAGCACAGATGAAGGATTTTCTGAAG gaggcagAGGTCTGCCTGGCAGAAATAGAGACTGATCTTCAGGAACTGCAGTCAGTGAGTGACTCTGTAGCAGAGTACTTCTGTGAGGACCCCAGCAAATTTAAACTGGAGGAGTGTTGCTCAATTTTTAACTCCTTTTGCGAAAAATTTATGCGAGCCATGCAG GAAAACAAGGCTGGAGAAATGGGGGAGGTGAAGCGAAGAGACACCAAGAACGACTGCAGAATGCTGCCAAGCGCAGGTCCACGGCCACCTGCTCCAGCAGAGACAAAGAATGGAAGGGGTTGCACTCGAGTCCATTCTGCAGAGGTTCCTCACCAATCGTGTCTCCAGAAGAAGATTGGGACAGACATCCTCCACTCATGGGAGTCCCACAAGTGGCAGTCCCCACTAGTGGCAGCCTAA